Within Camelina sativa cultivar DH55 unplaced genomic scaffold, Cs unpScaffold00935, whole genome shotgun sequence, the genomic segment AGAACAACGCATcctacttttattgtattgatctAAATtgagtttacttttttttcattgCCCAAAAAAGGAGTTTGCTTTTCATTTGCATGGAAGTCAATATAgatctaaaagaaaagaaagaaaaaaactctaaaagcCATGATCTCGtgatcatcttcttgttttccGTGTTACGAAAGTAAACGCGTAGAGCATCGCGTAAACTAGTACTACAGTACGATATGTGGTGTGTGCaaaatattctttctttttctttatttctgtCAGCTATCTATACTATTTAAGAATATAAAGCCTGAAAGATAGTGAATCTAACTAAATTGAAGAGTTAAACAATACTTTTGTCAACTTAATTACCGCATACAATCACGAATTAACTATGACTAGTCTTCTTTTGGGATAAGCGAGATAAATCAAGATTAggttaaatttatataatactcTGATGGAAAAGTCACGTTTAAACGTGTTTCACGTNNNNNNNNNNNNNNNNNNNNNNNNNNNNNNNNNNNNNNNNNNNNNNNNNNNNNNNNNNNNNNNNNNNNNNNNNNNNNNNNNNNNNNNNNNNNNNNNNNNNNNNNNNNNNNNNNNNNNNNNNNNNNNNNNNNNNNNNNNNNNNNNNNNNNNNNNNNNNNNNNNNNNNNNNNNNNNNNNNNNNNNNNNNNNNNNNNNNNNNNNNNNNNNNNNNNNNNNNNNNNNNNNNNNNNNNNNNNNNNNNNNNNNNNNNNNNNNNNNNNNNNNNNNNNNNNNNNNNNNNNNNNNNNNNNNNNNNNNNNNNNNNNNNNNNNNNNNNNNNNNNNNNNNNNNNNNNNNNNNNNNNNNNNNNNNNNNNNNNNNNNNNNNNNNNNNNNNNNNNNNNNNNNNNNNNNNNNNNNNNNNNNNNNNNNNNNNNNNNNNNNNNNNNNNNNNNNNNNNNNNNNNNNNNNNNNNNNNNNNNNNNNNNNNNNNNNNNNNNNNNNNNNNNNNNNNNNNNNNNNNNNNNNNNNNNNNNNNNNNNNNNNNNNNNNNNNNNNNNNNNNNNNNNNNNNNNNNNNNNNNNNNNNNNNNNNNNNNNNNNNNNNNNNNNNNNNNNNNNNNNNNNNNNNNNNNNNNNNNNNNNNNNNNNNNNNNNNNNNNNNNNNNNNNNNNNNNNNNNNNNNNNNNNNNNNNNNNNNNNNNNNNNNNNNNNNNNNNNNNNNNNNNNNNNNNNNNNNNNNNNNNNNNNNNNNNNNNNNNNNNNNNNNNNNNNNNNNNNNNNNNNNNNNNNNNNNNNNNNNNNNNNNNNNNNNNNNNNNNNNNNNNNNNNNNNNNNNNNNNNNNNNNNNNNNNNNNNNNNNNNNNNNNNNNNNNNNNNNNNNNNNNNNNNNNNNNNNNNNNNNNNNNNNNNNNNNNNNNNNNNNNNNNNNNNNNNNNNNNNNNNNNNNNNNNNNNNNNNNNNNNNNNNNNNNNNNNNNNNNNNNNNNNNNNNNNNNNNNNNNNNNNNNAGAGACGATGGGAGCCTCATAGCTTTCAATCCGGAGACAGAGAAAGCACGTTTGATTCCTTCCATATTCCATCGTGGAGAATCAGATACAAAACCGCTTTTTGCACAAGACAAGAAGAACAATCGTCTGACCATGATATCGGGGACGAAAGAAACAATCTCAGTTTACACACTACTCGGGAATTCCAAGTGGACCCTCACCATGCGGATCAAGAACGTATCCATGGACGACATAAAACTTGTATGTTGGAACGTGGTCGCATATGATGGCAAGAGCCTTGTGGTGAGGGAGAGGAAGAAGGACTCTTATCACAAGGGT encodes:
- the LOC109131632 gene encoding putative F-box/kelch-repeat protein At1g20940 encodes the protein DDGSLIAFNPETEKARLIPSIFHRGESDTKPLFAQDKKNNRLTMISGTKETISVYTLLGNSKWTLTMRIKNVSMDDIKLVCWNVVAYDGKSLVVRERKKDSYHKGWLHVYDMEAKSWRVLGSIWCGLTKNLEYYTFTPSLFFVEEDEQEKVIVASNDLRISYLNAIMALI